Part of the Sphingobium lignivorans genome is shown below.
GTGCGGCACTTCTCCGATCGCCGTGAGGCTGATCGTCCGGGGCGTGCCAGCGGGGAGCGCCACCGTATCGCCGCCCACGATCGGCATGCCGAAGCGGCCGAGCGCGCGGGAAAGCCCCTCCAGGAAACCGCTGTCCCAGCCGGGATCGCCAGCCAGCGCATGATTGAGCATGCAGCAGCGCGGCACCGCGCCCTTCGCCGCCAGGTCGGAGAGATTCACCGCCGCAAGCTTCCAGCCCACCGTCTCGGGCGGGTCGTCGGCACGAAAATGCACGCCCTCGACGATCGTATCGGTGGTGACGACGAGCTGCTCGCCCATCGTGGGAAGCACCGCGACATCGTCACGCAGGCCGCGTGCGGCCGGGTCCGTGGCCATGGCGCGCAGCTGGCGGAGCAGATCCGCCTCGCCGCTCACTTGGGCCGGACCTCCTTCGCGATGGCGTCCAGGAGACCGTTGACGAAACCCGCCTCGCGCTTGTCGTAGAAGGCGTGAGCGACATCGACATATTCGCTGATGACGCTGGGGGTCGGCACGTCGGGCCGGGCGAGCAGTTCGTAAGCCCCGGCGCGCAATATCTGGCGCATCGGCTTGTCCAGCCGCTCCAGCGACCAGCCCTTCGCGAGCCGGCCGGCGACCAGCGCATCGATCTCCTCGCGCCGGGCATCCACGCCCTTCACCACATCGTCGAAGAAGGCGCTCTCGGCGGGATGATAAGTCACATCCTCGATGGTCGCGCCCAGACGATGTTGGTGGAACTCGTGCAGAAGCAGCGGCAGCGGCGTGCCTTCCATGTCCTGCTGGTACAGGGCCTGCACGGCGGCGAGCCGTGCGGCGGAACGGGATTTGGAGCGTGTGGCGTTCATGATCTTTCCTGCCTTACTCTTTCCCGTCCGCCCTGAGTAGGGGGGTGCACCGCGAAGGCCATTGCCGGCCAACCGCCGGGATTGCCCCGGTCCATGCCGAACATGGCCGGCACTGGCTCCATCGGAACGAACGGGACGTGTGGAATCAGCTTTCCTGCCGGGCGAGCCGTACCGCCACGCTGGCGGCATGGGCGGGCAGCCCTTC
Proteins encoded:
- the nusB gene encoding transcription antitermination factor NusB, whose product is MNATRSKSRSAARLAAVQALYQQDMEGTPLPLLLHEFHQHRLGATIEDVTYHPAESAFFDDVVKGVDARREEIDALVAGRLAKGWSLERLDKPMRQILRAGAYELLARPDVPTPSVISEYVDVAHAFYDKREAGFVNGLLDAIAKEVRPK